GGTCGCCCAACCCGGCCAGGACGGGCCTATCTTGAAGGGGCCGGAGGACGTTCGCAGGCCCATGTTCCGGCTCTCGTTCGACATCGCGCATCGCGGGTGCTGGGCGACGGACCTGAGCGCGCGGTGGCCGAGCGTTTCCTTCGCGCTGCGCTCCTCCGTCCCGTTCGAGGGTCGCGCGCGCGACGTGCTCTCCGTCCGGGCCGAGTCCGCGGAAACGCTCGCGGCGGTCGCGAAGACCCTGCAGGAGCATCCCGGCGTCAAGGCCGCCGTCGCCCTCGACGAGGAGGGCGGCACGGGCTTCTACCTCGTCGAGAACCGCTCCCAGGAAAGCCTCATCGAGGTCATCACGGCCCACGACGGATTCCTTCTCGGCCCGACCCTTCCGTCCGCGGGCATCGAGCATTGGACGATCGGCCTCGCGTACCGCGACCGCGCGAAGGGTCTCCTCGAAGCCCTCGGCGCGCACGGACCCGTCCGCATGCAGTCGCTCGTGCGCGATACCTTCCCGGACCTCCGCCTCACGGACGCTCAGCGGCGCGTCCTCAAGGCCGCGATCGCCGACGGCTACTACGACTTCCCGCGCCGCACCTCGCCGACGGACCTCGCGAAGCGGCTCGGTCTCGCGAAGAGCACGGTGCTCGAGCACCTGCAGAAGGCCGAAGCGAAGGTCATCCTCGGCCAGGAAGGCCGCTTCTGATGGATCCGCGCGCGGTCACGCTCGAAGGGAAGCGCGTGCGGCTGCGTCCCCTCGCGGTCGACGACGCGGACCGTCTCTTCGAGCTGAGCGCGGGCGACGAGGCGATCTGGCGGCTCAATCCCGAAAGCGAGCCCGACCGCGACGAGATGCGCCGCCGCACCGAATTCCTTGTCGCCGCGACGGCGGCGGGAACCGACGTCGCATTCGCGCAGACCCTCGCCGCGACCGGCGAGGTCATCGGCCAGACGACGTACATGGCGATCGACCGGCCCAACGGCAGCGTCGAGATCGGCCGCACGTGGCTCGCGCGCCCCCACCGACGCACGGGCGCGAACACGGAATCGAAGTATCTCCTGATGCGGCACGCGTTCGACGACCTCGGGGCGAACCGCGTGTGGTGGAAGACGGACGCGCTGAACGAGACCTCCCGCAACGCGATCCTCCGCCTCGGCGCGACGTTCGAGGGGACGCTCCGGCATCACATGGTCACGTGGAGCGGCCGCTTGCGGGACACGGTGGTCTACAGCGTGATCCGTCCCGAATGGCCCGCGGTCCGCGCGCGCCTCGAGGACCGACTCGCGCGGCGACCCTGAAAATCCCCTCGCGGCGGAGGAGAGC
This is a stretch of genomic DNA from Candidatus Thermoplasmatota archaeon. It encodes these proteins:
- a CDS encoding helix-turn-helix domain-containing protein, whose product is MFRLSFDIAHRGCWATDLSARWPSVSFALRSSVPFEGRARDVLSVRAESAETLAAVAKTLQEHPGVKAAVALDEEGGTGFYLVENRSQESLIEVITAHDGFLLGPTLPSAGIEHWTIGLAYRDRAKGLLEALGAHGPVRMQSLVRDTFPDLRLTDAQRRVLKAAIADGYYDFPRRTSPTDLAKRLGLAKSTVLEHLQKAEAKVILGQEGRF
- a CDS encoding GNAT family protein; its protein translation is MDPRAVTLEGKRVRLRPLAVDDADRLFELSAGDEAIWRLNPESEPDRDEMRRRTEFLVAATAAGTDVAFAQTLAATGEVIGQTTYMAIDRPNGSVEIGRTWLARPHRRTGANTESKYLLMRHAFDDLGANRVWWKTDALNETSRNAILRLGATFEGTLRHHMVTWSGRLRDTVVYSVIRPEWPAVRARLEDRLARRP